One genomic window of Ammospiza nelsoni isolate bAmmNel1 chromosome 4, bAmmNel1.pri, whole genome shotgun sequence includes the following:
- the HMGB2 gene encoding high mobility group protein B2: MGKGDPNKPRGKMSSYAYFVQTCREEHKKKHPDSSVNFAEFSRKCSERWKTMSSKEKGKFEEMAKGDKARYDREMKNYVPPKGEKKGKKKDPNAPKRPPSAFFLFCSEHRPKIKNDHPGLSIGDTAKKLGEMWSEQSAKDKLPYEQKAAKLKEKYEKDIAAYRAKSKSDAGKKGPGRPAGSKKKAEPEEEEEEEEEEEEEDDEDEE, encoded by the exons ATGGGCAAAGGCGACCCCAATAAGCCGCGGGGCAAGATGTCCTCGTACGCCTACTTCGTGCAGACGTGCCGCGAGGAGCACAAGAAGAAGCACCCGGACTCGTCCGTCAACTTCGCAGAGTTCTCGCGGAAGTGCTCGGAGCGGTGGAAG ACAATGTCAagcaaggaaaaaggaaagtttgAAGAAATGGCTAAAGGAGACAAAGCTCGCTATGACAGGGAGATGAAAAACTATGTTCCTCCCAAAGGcgagaagaagggaaagaaaaaggaccCCAATGCTCCTAAAAGACCACC ATCTGCgttcttccttttctgttctgAGCACCGTCCGAAAATCAAAAACGACCATCCTGGCTTGTCCATTGGAGatacagcaaagaaattaggTGAAATGTGGTCTGAGCAGTCGGCCAAAGATAAACTGCCATATGAACAGAAGGCTGCAAAGCTAAAGGAGAAGTATGAAAAG GACATTGCAGCATATCGTGCCAAGAGCAAGAGTGATGCAGGAAAGAAGGGCCCAGGTAGGCCTGCAGGATCTAAGAAGAAAGCAGaaccagaggaggaggaagaggaggaggaggaggaagaggaagaagatgatgaGGATGAAGAATAA